In Gemmatimonadetes bacterium T265, one DNA window encodes the following:
- the priA gene encoding primosomal protein N': protein MTPSPATRGAPPAGALPAGALAAGAPVRTPTAARAPARDPALAEVALPLPLFRTWTYAVPPDLRHDLVPGQRVVVPLRTGKEVGIYLGPGDPATLVGRGGRAVVPKPLADVPDAEPAVTPAVLDLCRWVAGYYAVPLGVALRSALPALLTGAAHPEPAARTRRVVTLSRRVDSLLHRDRVFARAPQQRALYELLESVGGRAGVAHLLEHLRFSPSVLKGLVARGFAAVADEAVDRDPFAARTAAARAHHTPSAAQAAAVAAMAAGAPGETFLLHGVTGSGKTLVYIELLEHVVRERGKTAIVLVPEIALTPQTVDRFRAAFGDTVAVLHSALSDGERYDAWRALRRGDKRIAVGARSAVFAPLDDLGAVVVDEEHEASYKQGESPRYHAREVAVVRARMAGAVVVLGTATPSLESWENARRGKYRLLTLPDRAGGARLPRVAVVDLRAEAKAQAAGRALAPADPLAGVISMPLATALDARLERGEQSILLLNRRGYSAFVQCKECGDVATCPDCSISLTYHRAPERLVCHYCQHHEPPRERCARCRGATLRQRGLGTQQVERLLAERWPAARVARMDVDTTSGKWAHAEILDRVGRGEVDVLLGTQMIAKGLDFPNVTLVGVIDADTGINLPDFRASERCFQLLSQVAGRAGRGPKGGEVLIQTRVPDHHAVRCALAHDYAGFVREELGGRRDPPYPPTVRLANVVVSGTAEKPVAACADQAADWLRALAARFGGDAAGRVAVVGPAPCPVERIKQRWRWHFLVRTPDAGAMTRALRYFAARFDVPKRDGLRVAVDRDPVSLM, encoded by the coding sequence ATGACGCCGTCCCCCGCCACCCGCGGCGCGCCGCCCGCCGGCGCGCTACCCGCCGGAGCGCTAGCCGCCGGCGCGCCAGTCCGCACGCCGACGGCGGCGCGCGCGCCGGCGCGGGATCCGGCGCTGGCCGAGGTCGCGCTGCCGCTGCCGCTCTTCCGCACGTGGACGTATGCGGTGCCTCCCGACCTTCGCCACGACCTCGTGCCGGGGCAGCGCGTCGTCGTCCCGCTGCGCACGGGGAAGGAGGTCGGCATCTACCTCGGCCCGGGCGACCCGGCGACCCTCGTCGGCCGCGGCGGGCGCGCGGTCGTGCCGAAGCCGCTCGCCGACGTGCCGGACGCGGAGCCCGCGGTCACGCCGGCCGTGCTCGACCTCTGCCGCTGGGTCGCCGGCTACTACGCCGTTCCATTAGGCGTCGCGCTGCGCTCGGCGCTCCCGGCGCTGCTCACGGGTGCGGCGCACCCGGAGCCGGCGGCGCGCACGCGGCGCGTCGTGACGCTCTCGCGCCGGGTCGACTCGCTCCTGCACCGCGACCGCGTGTTCGCCCGCGCGCCGCAGCAGCGCGCGCTCTACGAGTTGCTGGAAAGCGTGGGCGGGCGCGCGGGGGTCGCGCACCTGCTCGAGCACCTGAGATTTTCGCCGTCGGTGCTCAAGGGGCTCGTCGCGCGCGGGTTCGCCGCGGTCGCCGACGAGGCGGTCGACCGCGACCCGTTCGCCGCGCGCACCGCGGCGGCACGCGCGCACCACACGCCGAGCGCGGCCCAAGCGGCGGCCGTCGCCGCGATGGCCGCGGGCGCGCCGGGCGAGACGTTCCTGCTCCACGGCGTGACCGGGAGTGGGAAGACGCTCGTCTACATCGAGCTGCTCGAACACGTGGTGCGCGAGCGGGGCAAGACGGCGATCGTGCTCGTGCCCGAGATCGCGCTCACGCCGCAGACGGTCGACCGCTTCCGCGCAGCGTTCGGCGACACAGTCGCGGTGCTGCACTCGGCGCTCTCGGACGGCGAGCGCTACGACGCGTGGCGCGCGCTCCGCCGCGGCGACAAGCGCATCGCGGTCGGCGCGCGCTCGGCGGTGTTCGCGCCGCTCGACGACCTCGGCGCGGTGGTCGTCGACGAGGAGCACGAGGCGAGCTACAAGCAGGGCGAGAGCCCGCGCTACCACGCGCGCGAGGTCGCGGTCGTGCGCGCGCGGATGGCCGGCGCGGTCGTCGTGTTAGGCACGGCGACGCCGAGCCTGGAGAGCTGGGAGAACGCGCGGCGGGGCAAGTACCGGCTGCTCACGCTCCCCGACCGCGCGGGCGGCGCGCGGCTGCCCCGGGTGGCCGTGGTCGACCTGCGGGCGGAGGCGAAGGCGCAGGCCGCGGGGCGCGCGCTCGCCCCGGCGGATCCGCTCGCCGGTGTCATTTCCATGCCGCTCGCGACGGCCCTCGACGCGCGGCTCGAGCGCGGCGAGCAGAGCATCCTCCTCCTCAACCGCCGCGGCTACTCCGCGTTCGTGCAGTGCAAGGAGTGCGGCGACGTCGCGACCTGCCCGGACTGCAGCATCTCGCTCACCTACCACCGCGCCCCCGAGCGCCTGGTCTGTCACTACTGCCAGCACCACGAGCCGCCGCGCGAGCGCTGCGCGCGCTGCCGCGGCGCCACGCTCCGCCAGCGCGGGCTCGGCACGCAGCAGGTCGAGCGGCTGCTCGCCGAGCGGTGGCCCGCGGCGCGCGTCGCGCGCATGGACGTCGACACGACGAGCGGGAAGTGGGCGCACGCCGAGATCCTCGACCGGGTGGGGCGGGGCGAGGTGGACGTGCTGTTAGGCACGCAGATGATCGCGAAGGGGCTCGACTTCCCGAACGTCACGCTGGTCGGCGTGATCGACGCCGACACGGGGATCAACCTCCCCGACTTCCGCGCCTCGGAGCGCTGCTTCCAGCTGCTGAGCCAGGTCGCCGGGCGCGCGGGGCGCGGCCCGAAGGGGGGTGAGGTGCTGATCCAGACGCGCGTGCCCGACCACCACGCGGTGCGCTGCGCGCTCGCGCACGACTACGCGGGCTTCGTGCGCGAGGAGTTAGGCGGCCGGCGCGACCCGCCCTACCCGCCGACCGTGCGGCTCGCGAACGTCGTCGTGAGCGGGACGGCGGAGAAGCCGGTCGCCGCGTGCGCGGACCAGGCCGCCGACTGGCTGCGCGCGCTCGCGGCGCGGTTCGGCGGCGACGCGGCGGGCCGTGTCGCCGTCGTCGGGCCGGCCCCGTGTCCGGTGGAGCGCATCAAGCAGCGGTGGCGGTGGCACTTCCTCGTGCGCACCCCGGACGCGGGGGCGATGACGCGCGCGCTGCGGTACTTCGCCGCGCGCTTCGACGTGCCGAAGCGGGACGGGCTGCGGGTCGCGGTCGACCGGGATCCGGTGTCGCTGATGTAG
- a CDS encoding ABC transporter ATP-binding protein, producing MTNAADVRAKRVPAAVTLRRLVPFLRPYFGRLTWGLVLVVVGAGFGSVIPWILRVAIDGLGSGAPPSRTWLLVGGMLAAALVGGAIRYGMREILNGVSRLVETDLRDAVFTHLLTLDAGTAARWRTGELMARLTNDLSAVRMAAGPAIMYLVNTVAGAGFSLYFMLRIDARLTGLALLPMVGLPFVMVRLGRLVHDRFEAVQEHFGALTTRVQENLAGTRVVRAYRQERAEGERFDRDNAEYARRNVALARLNGIMNPAFGLLAGAGAAVVLGVGGTLVLRGTISVGSFVAFGLYLAMLTWPLIALGWTTNLFQRGAASMARINELLDARPALAAPARPRALPAAAAGRALEFRGVSFHYPRAADATDPVRWVLRDVSFSVPAGATFGIVGPVGSGKSTLLDLVPRLYDPQEGEILLDGVPIRKLSLDALRREIGAVPQESLLFSETIGANIRYGTDAATDGATAAPPAAPNEGGVAPRLEEATAGAAEPTAHDLVVWAADIADLTTTVVDFPGGFETLLGERGVNLSGGQKQRAAIARALARRPAVVLLDDALSAVDTQTEAAILRGLRTALAGRTTLITTHRVSAVRDAAWILVLDEGRVVEQGTHDELLARGGRYAALARRQQLEAEVDEAPTDGARNDPAAPAADGDSAPARAVAGAGAGA from the coding sequence ATGACGAACGCGGCCGACGTGCGCGCAAAGCGGGTGCCAGCCGCGGTCACGCTCCGCCGGCTGGTGCCCTTTCTCCGCCCGTATTTCGGGCGCCTCACGTGGGGCTTGGTGCTCGTCGTGGTCGGCGCCGGGTTCGGCAGCGTCATCCCGTGGATCCTCCGGGTGGCAATCGACGGCCTGGGGTCTGGCGCGCCGCCGAGCCGCACGTGGCTCCTGGTTGGGGGGATGCTCGCCGCGGCGCTCGTGGGCGGCGCGATCCGCTACGGGATGCGCGAGATCCTGAACGGGGTGAGCCGCCTCGTCGAGACCGACCTCCGCGACGCGGTGTTCACGCACCTGCTCACGCTCGACGCCGGCACGGCCGCGCGCTGGCGTACGGGCGAGCTGATGGCCCGCCTGACGAACGACCTGAGTGCGGTGCGCATGGCCGCGGGCCCGGCGATCATGTACCTCGTCAACACCGTCGCGGGCGCCGGGTTCTCGCTCTACTTCATGCTGCGCATCGACGCGCGCCTCACCGGGCTCGCGCTGCTGCCGATGGTCGGGCTGCCGTTCGTGATGGTCCGGCTCGGGCGGCTCGTGCACGACCGCTTCGAGGCCGTGCAGGAGCACTTCGGCGCGCTCACGACGCGCGTGCAGGAGAACCTGGCGGGCACGCGCGTCGTCCGCGCCTACCGGCAGGAGCGCGCCGAGGGGGAGCGCTTCGACCGCGACAACGCGGAGTACGCGCGGCGGAACGTCGCGCTCGCACGCCTCAACGGCATCATGAACCCGGCATTCGGCCTGCTCGCCGGCGCGGGCGCGGCGGTCGTGCTCGGCGTCGGCGGCACGCTCGTGCTGCGGGGGACGATCTCGGTCGGCTCCTTCGTCGCGTTCGGGCTCTATCTGGCGATGCTGACCTGGCCGCTCATCGCGCTCGGCTGGACGACGAACCTCTTCCAGCGCGGCGCGGCGAGCATGGCGCGCATCAACGAGCTGCTCGACGCGCGGCCCGCGCTCGCCGCGCCGGCGCGTCCGCGCGCGCTCCCGGCCGCGGCGGCGGGGCGCGCGCTGGAGTTCCGCGGCGTCTCGTTCCACTACCCGCGCGCCGCCGACGCGACCGACCCGGTCCGCTGGGTCCTCCGCGACGTCTCGTTCTCGGTGCCCGCGGGCGCGACGTTCGGCATCGTCGGCCCGGTCGGCAGCGGCAAGAGCACCCTGCTCGACCTCGTCCCGCGCCTGTACGACCCGCAGGAGGGCGAGATCCTGCTCGACGGCGTGCCGATCCGGAAGCTCTCGCTCGACGCCCTCCGGCGCGAGATCGGCGCCGTGCCGCAGGAGAGCCTGCTCTTCTCCGAAACGATCGGGGCCAACATCCGCTACGGCACCGACGCGGCGACCGACGGCGCGACCGCCGCGCCGCCGGCCGCGCCTAACGAGGGCGGCGTGGCCCCGCGTCTCGAGGAGGCGACGGCCGGCGCGGCCGAGCCGACCGCGCACGACCTCGTCGTCTGGGCGGCCGACATCGCCGACCTGACGACGACGGTGGTCGACTTCCCGGGCGGCTTCGAGACGCTCCTCGGCGAGCGCGGCGTGAACCTGTCGGGCGGGCAGAAGCAGCGAGCCGCGATCGCCCGCGCGCTCGCGCGCCGCCCCGCCGTCGTGCTGCTCGACGACGCGCTCTCCGCGGTCGACACGCAGACCGAGGCGGCGATCCTGCGCGGGTTGCGCACCGCGCTCGCGGGGCGTACGACGCTCATCACGACGCACCGCGTGAGTGCGGTGCGCGACGCGGCGTGGATCCTCGTTCTCGACGAGGGGCGCGTCGTCGAGCAGGGCACGCACGACGAGCTGCTCGCGCGCGGCGGGCGCTACGCGGCGCTCGCGCGTCGTCAGCAGCTCGAGGCCGAGGTGGACGAGGCGCCGACGGACGGCGCGCGTAACGATCCGGCCGCGCCGGCGGCGGACGGCGACAGTGCCCCCGCGCGCGCCGTGGCCGGCGCGGGGGCCGGGGCGTAG
- the ccdA gene encoding cytochrome C biogenesis protein CcdA — MPAPTVGLAVAFGAGLLSFLSPCVLPLVPSYVTFITGLTLDDLGRSRRAALLHALLFVAGFSLIFVALGAGATTLGRLLAAYRDVIARAGGVLVVLLGLFLLGAFTPGALLRERRVHLADKPAGYFGTLLVGVAFGAGWTPCIGPVLGAVLTYNLASPDLGRGVLLLAAYSLGLAIPFVLAAVALERFLALFGRMRARLGLVTRLSGALLVVVGVLMLTGTVARIGVVVQGWTPEAVRTRL; from the coding sequence GTGCCCGCCCCCACGGTCGGCCTCGCCGTCGCCTTCGGCGCGGGGCTGCTCAGCTTCCTGTCTCCGTGCGTGCTCCCGCTCGTGCCGAGCTACGTCACGTTCATCACGGGGCTCACGCTCGACGACCTCGGGCGCTCGCGCCGCGCGGCCCTGCTGCACGCGCTGCTCTTCGTCGCCGGGTTCTCGCTGATCTTCGTCGCGCTCGGCGCGGGGGCGACGACGTTAGGCCGGCTCCTCGCCGCCTACCGCGACGTGATCGCCCGCGCGGGCGGCGTGCTCGTCGTGCTGCTCGGGCTGTTCCTGCTCGGCGCGTTCACGCCGGGGGCGCTCCTCCGCGAGCGGCGCGTGCACCTCGCCGACAAGCCGGCCGGCTACTTCGGCACGCTCCTCGTCGGCGTCGCGTTCGGCGCGGGGTGGACGCCGTGCATCGGGCCGGTGCTCGGCGCGGTGCTGACGTACAACCTCGCGTCCCCGGACCTCGGGAGGGGGGTGCTGCTGCTCGCGGCCTACTCGCTCGGGCTCGCGATTCCGTTCGTGCTCGCGGCGGTGGCGCTCGAGCGATTCCTCGCGCTCTTCGGCCGGATGAGGGCGAGGCTCGGGCTCGTGACGCGGCTCTCGGGGGCGCTGCTCGTCGTCGTCGGCGTGTTGATGCTGACGGGGACGGTCGCGCGGATCGGGGTGGTGGTGCAGGGGTGGACCCCCGAGGCGGTCAGGACACGGTTATAG
- a CDS encoding acetoin utilization protein codes for MIDRRIAGPDPSAGAGAGPPDAPGVAFISSADCGLHDTGWNHPEHTGRLRAVLRAVGRDVDLFTRVAHREARHATPDELAVAHDPAYVAGVRTLAEAGGGALDADTRVSAGSWAAAAAGAGGALDAVDLAFAPDGGPRRSFVAVRPPGHHALRASGMGFCLFGNAALAALYARARHGAGRVLVVDWDVHHGNGTQALVQHEPDVRFVSMHQWPWYPGTGAAEDRGPHASVWNVPLPPGLARARYVDAFTRAVDAATTGWAPDLVVVSAGFDSLAGDPLGGFTLEIEDADALTRQTRARADALAGGRLVSVLEGGYAPERLGEAAAAHLRALL; via the coding sequence GTGATCGACCGACGGATCGCGGGCCCGGACCCGTCGGCGGGTGCGGGCGCGGGGCCGCCGGACGCGCCGGGCGTCGCGTTCATCTCGAGCGCCGACTGCGGCCTGCACGACACCGGCTGGAACCACCCGGAGCACACGGGCCGTCTGCGCGCGGTGCTCCGCGCGGTCGGGCGCGACGTCGACCTGTTCACGCGCGTCGCGCACCGCGAGGCGCGCCACGCGACGCCGGACGAACTCGCGGTCGCGCACGACCCGGCGTACGTCGCGGGCGTGCGGACGCTGGCCGAGGCGGGGGGCGGGGCGCTCGACGCCGACACGCGGGTGAGCGCCGGGTCGTGGGCCGCGGCCGCCGCGGGCGCGGGCGGCGCGCTCGATGCGGTCGACCTCGCGTTCGCCCCGGACGGCGGCCCGCGGCGGAGCTTCGTCGCCGTGCGCCCGCCCGGGCACCACGCGCTCCGCGCGTCGGGGATGGGGTTCTGCCTGTTCGGCAACGCGGCGCTCGCCGCGCTCTACGCCCGCGCGCGCCACGGCGCCGGGCGCGTGCTGGTCGTCGACTGGGACGTGCACCACGGCAACGGTACGCAGGCGCTGGTCCAGCACGAGCCGGACGTGCGTTTCGTGAGCATGCACCAGTGGCCGTGGTACCCGGGGACGGGGGCGGCCGAGGACCGCGGGCCGCACGCGAGCGTGTGGAACGTGCCGCTCCCGCCCGGCCTCGCCCGCGCGCGCTACGTCGACGCGTTCACGCGCGCCGTCGACGCCGCCACGACCGGCTGGGCGCCCGACCTCGTCGTCGTCTCGGCCGGGTTCGACTCGCTCGCCGGCGACCCGTTAGGCGGCTTCACGCTCGAGATCGAGGACGCCGACGCGCTGACGCGGCAGACGCGCGCGCGGGCCGACGCGCTCGCGGGCGGGCGCCTCGTGAGCGTGCTCGAGGGCGGCTACGCGCCCGAGCGGCTCGGCGAGGCCGCGGCCGCGCACCTGCGGGCGCTGCTCTGA
- a CDS encoding cupin, translating to MPVDVLSSVLHDLRVEGSVYCRFEARGAWAVRYPRRVEGAAFHVVTEGTCELRLDATDGADEEVHALSANDFAIVPHGRAHVLGAPPGPSGARGCRPVGVDEVVAGAGGGRPVALGSGRAGEDPVAAGYVCGSFRFAGRRPHPAIAALPEVLVVRGTPGRADGGPLGPWLPTHLAAVACEAASGRPGADVVLARLSDVLFVHAIRAHLADAPAGAGGWVGALRDPAVARALALLHAHPERDWTVAGLAREVAMSRSRFAARFAALVGRPPLGYLADWRMHRAEGWLADEGATVGEVAARLGYRSEAAFSHAFRRRVGASPGAVRRRVVRRTAPSSGPLSGAAGRGTFP from the coding sequence ATGCCCGTGGACGTGCTCTCCTCCGTGCTCCACGACCTGCGGGTCGAAGGGAGCGTGTACTGCCGGTTCGAGGCGCGCGGGGCGTGGGCGGTGCGCTACCCGCGGCGCGTGGAAGGGGCGGCGTTCCACGTCGTTACCGAGGGGACGTGCGAGCTGCGGCTCGACGCCACGGACGGCGCGGACGAGGAGGTCCACGCGCTCTCCGCAAACGACTTCGCCATCGTCCCGCACGGCCGCGCCCACGTGCTCGGCGCGCCGCCCGGGCCCTCGGGCGCCCGCGGCTGCCGGCCGGTGGGCGTGGACGAGGTGGTCGCGGGCGCGGGCGGCGGCCGCCCGGTTGCGTTAGGTAGCGGTCGTGCGGGCGAGGACCCGGTCGCGGCGGGCTACGTCTGCGGGAGCTTCCGCTTCGCGGGTCGCCGACCGCACCCGGCGATCGCCGCGCTCCCCGAGGTGCTGGTCGTGCGCGGCACGCCGGGGCGCGCGGACGGCGGCCCACTCGGCCCGTGGCTCCCCACCCACCTCGCGGCCGTGGCGTGTGAGGCGGCATCGGGGCGGCCGGGCGCCGACGTGGTGCTGGCGCGTCTGAGCGACGTGCTCTTCGTGCACGCGATCCGCGCGCACCTGGCCGACGCACCGGCCGGCGCGGGTGGCTGGGTCGGCGCGCTCCGCGACCCGGCGGTCGCGCGCGCGCTCGCGCTCCTCCACGCGCACCCCGAGCGGGACTGGACCGTGGCCGGGCTCGCGCGCGAGGTGGCGATGTCGCGGTCGCGCTTCGCGGCGCGGTTCGCCGCGCTCGTCGGCCGGCCGCCGTTGGGCTACCTCGCCGACTGGCGGATGCACCGCGCCGAGGGGTGGCTCGCGGACGAGGGCGCGACGGTGGGCGAGGTCGCCGCGCGGCTCGGCTACCGCTCGGAGGCGGCGTTCAGCCACGCGTTCCGCCGCCGCGTGGGGGCGTCGCCGGGCGCGGTGCGGCGGCGGGTCGTCCGGCGCACCGCGCCGTCGTCGGGCCCGTTGTCGGGCGCGGCCGGTCGCGGCACCTTTCCGTGA
- a CDS encoding hypothetical protein (possible pseudo due to internal stop codon), with protein sequence MFCPDCGTWNRAASPRCVRCGALLPELPPPAAAEPPDPDLAALRRAAGGRYAVEGRLGGGGMATVYRARHALLDTPLALKVLHPHLARDPEMRTRFRREAESAARLQHPHVCPILDYATAGGEGGAVEFLVMPYFGGGSLADATARGRRLSPEQAAAAAAQAARGLDYAHRRGVVHRDVKPDNVLFDEDGYAVVTDFGIASARFHARMTATGRAMGTPHYMSPEQAMGRVLDGRSDVYALGVVLYEALAGAPPFDAPDPYQVGYKHVHEAPVPVEAAAPDVPPALAAIIMRTLAKSADDRYQRAGDLADALVGFLVERGAPELRLAWRPRRPTNPAAP encoded by the coding sequence GTGTTCTGCCCCGACTGCGGCACCTGGAACCGCGCGGCCTCGCCGCGCTGCGTGCGCTGCGGCGCACTCCTCCCCGAGCTGCCGCCCCCCGCCGCGGCCGAGCCGCCGGACCCCGACCTCGCCGCGCTGCGCCGCGCTGCGGGCGGCCGCTACGCCGTCGAGGGGCGGCTCGGCGGCGGGGGGATGGCGACCGTGTACCGCGCGCGCCACGCCCTGCTCGACACGCCGCTCGCGCTCAAGGTGCTCCACCCGCACCTCGCGCGCGACCCGGAGATGCGCACCCGCTTCCGCCGCGAGGCCGAGTCGGCGGCGCGGCTGCAGCACCCGCACGTCTGCCCGATCCTCGACTACGCGACCGCGGGCGGCGAGGGGGGCGCGGTCGAGTTCCTCGTCATGCCCTACTTCGGCGGCGGCTCGCTCGCCGACGCGACGGCGCGCGGGCGGCGGCTGAGCCCCGAGCAGGCGGCGGCCGCCGCGGCGCAGGCCGCGCGCGGGCTCGACTACGCGCACCGCCGCGGCGTCGTGCACCGCGACGTGAAGCCCGACAACGTGCTGTTCGACGAGGACGGGTACGCGGTCGTGACCGACTTCGGGATCGCGAGCGCGCGCTTCCACGCGCGGATGACCGCGACCGGGCGCGCGATGGGCACGCCGCACTACATGAGCCCCGAGCAGGCGATGGGGCGCGTGCTCGACGGGCGGAGCGACGTCTACGCGTTAGGCGTGGTGCTGTACGAGGCGCTCGCCGGCGCGCCGCCGTTCGACGCGCCCGACCCGTACCAGGTCGGCTACAAGCACGTGCACGAGGCGCCGGTGCCGGTCGAGGCCGCGGCGCCCGACGTACCGCCCGCGCTCGCCGCGATCATCATGCGCACGCTCGCCAAGAGCGCCGACGACCGCTACCAACGCGCCGGCGACCTCGCGGACGCGCTCGTCGGCTTCCTCGTCGAACGCGGCGCGCCGGAGCTGCGCCTCGCGTGGCGGCCGCGGCGCCCGACCAACCCGGCTGCGCCGTGA
- a CDS encoding NmrA family transcriptional regulator, giving the protein MPTILVTTPTGHIGSRIVTQLLDAGATVRVFLRDPARLDPAVRDRVDARTGTLEDAAALADAMRGADAAFLLVPPNMQAADWRAFIRNVGRTMAEAARQAGLRRAVFVSSIGAHLPNLGPVSGAGEVEGILRPAIPDLVILRPGYFFENTLAALGTVAGTGQTFGVGDGDLAFPQVATRDIGDVAARWLLDGSWTGQRTVGIHGPRDLSSDEQAELIGQALGRPVRYTQVPVEAIKQAMAGFGMSPSVVENYGEMVTGFAASRYEHPGEPRTAETTTPTEFGAWAREVLRPAFEGAAGQVPAHA; this is encoded by the coding sequence ATGCCGACCATCCTCGTCACCACCCCGACCGGCCATATCGGCTCACGCATCGTCACGCAGTTGCTCGACGCGGGCGCGACTGTCCGCGTGTTCCTCCGCGACCCCGCGCGCCTCGACCCTGCGGTGCGCGACCGCGTCGACGCCCGCACCGGCACGCTCGAGGACGCGGCCGCGCTCGCCGACGCGATGCGCGGCGCCGACGCGGCCTTCCTGCTCGTGCCGCCCAACATGCAGGCCGCGGACTGGCGCGCGTTCATCCGGAACGTCGGTCGCACGATGGCCGAGGCCGCCCGGCAGGCCGGACTGCGCCGCGCGGTCTTCGTCTCCTCGATCGGCGCCCACCTGCCGAACCTGGGCCCCGTCTCCGGGGCCGGCGAGGTCGAAGGAATCCTGCGCCCCGCGATCCCGGACCTCGTGATCCTCCGCCCTGGCTACTTCTTCGAGAACACGCTCGCGGCATTAGGCACGGTCGCCGGCACCGGGCAGACGTTCGGCGTCGGCGACGGCGACCTGGCGTTCCCGCAGGTGGCCACCCGCGACATCGGCGACGTCGCCGCGCGCTGGCTCCTCGACGGGTCGTGGACCGGGCAGCGCACGGTGGGGATCCACGGCCCCCGCGACCTCTCGAGCGACGAGCAGGCCGAGCTCATCGGCCAGGCACTCGGCCGCCCGGTGCGCTACACGCAGGTGCCCGTCGAGGCGATCAAGCAGGCGATGGCGGGCTTCGGGATGAGCCCGAGCGTGGTGGAGAACTACGGCGAGATGGTCACGGGTTTCGCCGCGAGCCGCTACGAACACCCGGGCGAGCCGCGTACCGCCGAGACCACCACACCCACCGAGTTCGGCGCGTGGGCGCGTGAGGTGCTGCGGCCGGCGTTCGAGGGAGCGGCCGGACAGGTGCCCGCGCACGCCTGA
- a CDS encoding dipeptide epimerase encodes MAAAAPDQPGCAVSTPALSITHTFAPVRTALPFVIARGGASEYPTVTVRVRDARDGAEGWGEAAPSRFYGETPESVAGALPRLERALDGCDPWHLDDAEQRMRAALRQNGAARTAVSVALHDLAAKRLGVPLYRMLGLDPARAPASSFTIGLAADDAELERRLTQAATYPVLKVKLGNAAGPERDAATMRRVRALEPDKVLRVDANAAWSPKTAVRMSALLADLGVEFLEQPVPAGDVDGLRFVRERGALPVVADESCVDAADVARLAAAGAVDGINLKLAKCGGLREAVAMIATARAHGLLVMCGCMIETSLGITAAAHLAPLLDAADLDGAALLAHDPYVGATIDGGVVRLPDAPGLGVRAR; translated from the coding sequence GTGGCGGCCGCGGCGCCCGACCAACCCGGCTGCGCCGTGAGCACGCCCGCACTCTCCATCACCCACACGTTCGCCCCCGTGCGCACCGCGCTGCCGTTCGTCATCGCGCGCGGCGGGGCGAGCGAGTACCCGACGGTCACCGTCCGCGTGCGCGACGCGCGCGACGGGGCCGAGGGGTGGGGCGAGGCGGCGCCGAGCCGGTTCTACGGCGAGACACCGGAGAGCGTGGCCGGCGCGCTGCCGCGGCTCGAACGGGCGCTCGACGGGTGCGACCCGTGGCACCTGGACGACGCCGAGCAGCGCATGCGCGCCGCCCTGCGCCAGAACGGGGCGGCGCGGACCGCCGTGTCGGTCGCGCTGCACGACCTCGCGGCGAAGCGGCTCGGCGTGCCGCTCTACCGGATGCTCGGACTCGACCCGGCGCGCGCGCCCGCCTCGAGCTTCACGATCGGACTCGCGGCCGACGATGCGGAGCTCGAGCGCCGCCTAACGCAGGCGGCAACGTACCCGGTCCTGAAGGTGAAGCTCGGGAACGCGGCCGGCCCGGAGCGCGACGCGGCGACGATGCGCCGCGTGCGCGCGCTCGAGCCGGACAAGGTGCTGCGCGTCGACGCGAACGCGGCGTGGTCGCCGAAGACGGCCGTGCGCATGAGCGCGCTCCTCGCCGACCTCGGCGTCGAGTTCCTCGAGCAGCCCGTCCCGGCGGGCGACGTCGACGGGCTCCGCTTCGTGCGCGAGCGCGGCGCACTCCCGGTGGTCGCGGACGAGTCGTGCGTCGACGCGGCGGACGTCGCGCGACTCGCCGCGGCGGGCGCGGTCGACGGAATCAATCTCAAGCTCGCGAAGTGCGGCGGCCTACGCGAGGCGGTGGCGATGATCGCGACGGCGCGGGCGCACGGGCTGCTCGTGATGTGCGGCTGCATGATCGAGACGTCGCTCGGGATCACCGCGGCCGCACACCTCGCGCCGTTGCTCGACGCCGCGGACCTCGACGGCGCGGCGCTCCTGGCCCACGACCCGTACGTGGGCGCGACGATCGACGGCGGCGTCGTGCGCCTCCCCGACGCGCCGGGGCTCGGCGTGCGGGCGCGCTGA